In the genome of Acaryochloris sp. CCMEE 5410, the window GAGCTGAATCTCGATACAGCTTTGAGCAGAAAGGCGTTTCAGTCTCCTTTGAAGGTGGTACTCTAAACGGTCAAACCTTCACCGATGCTCCTTCTGTTAAGAAGTATGCTCGTAAAGCTCAGCTCGGTGAACCTTTCGAGTTCGATCGTGAAACGCTTGGTTCTGATGGTGTTTTCCGAACCAGCACTCGTGGTTGGTTTGCATTCAGCCACTCTTGCTATGCACTACTCTTCTTCTTCGGTCACTGGTGGCATGGCGCTCGTACTATCTTCAAGGATGTGTTCGAGGGTGTTGATCCTAACCTACCTGAAGAGCAAGTGGAATGGGGTGTCTTCCAGAAAGTTGGTGACACAACCACCCGTGCTTAGTTAGTCCTAAGAGGATGTTGAATTCTAAGGAAGTGCTGATTTAGCACTCACTAGGTTCAAAAAGAAGGCTACTGAACGCTTCTAAGTCCGACAATGATTAGAATGTGTATAGGTAGCCTTCTTAGTTATTTGAATTAGCATTTATTGAGGGGTTTTAATCCTATGGACGTTATTGCTTACGTATTTATTCTTGCCTGTCTAATCGGGTTGTTTTTCTTTGCAGTCTTCTTCCGCGAGAAGCCTACTCGAATCTAGATTGACCGAGCTTCTAAAGTACTAGCTGCATTTAGGCTAGCTCAAAAAGTTCAACAATAAAAACCGCTTTCTTTTGAAGGCGGTTTTTTGCATCAACTGACTCTACTCAGGAATCAATCCCTTGGGGGGGGTAATTTCTATGCGTTTTCTCTCTATATCGACGATCGGTACTAGAGCTGAGACAAATGGTAGCAGAATCGTTTTTGTAGTGTCGGCAAGTTGAATTTCCAGCAAATCATTGCCTGCACTGGCAAGGCTAACGACTGAACCTACGACTGCTTGGGTTTGGTGATCAACAACTGTTATGCCGATCAAATCAGATAGATAATACTCGCCCTCTGCCAAGGTGGGGCGATCATTGCTGCGAACAAGAAGTTTAGTTCCTTTTAGAGCTTCGGATTGATCTCTAAAGTTGACATTGGCCAATTTAACAACGTAAATCCCTTTGCGTTCAACAAAGCGACCTCTGATAAGTTGAATCTCTTCTGGAGTCGATGCTCCGATAGGGGGTACTAGCCAGCGGGGGCCCGGCTGGGTAAAGCGCTCAGGAAAGTCTGAATCTGGATAAACTTTAACCTCTCCATTTAATCCATGGGCACCTACGATGGTGCCAACTTCTAACCATTCTTCTGAAGTATCATCATTGGGTAAATCTGGGGAAAGGGAGTCACTCACCGGCATATCCTTTGAGTTGACATAAGCTGGAAGAACTTCATTATGCCTTGTTGCTTCGGTACACTTCTTCAATCACTTGAACGAGTCGCTGCATGGCGATGGTTATTTCTTCGTCAGTGGCGGTTAAGCTAATGCGCAAACATTGATGCTTGTGGGGCCAGTCTTGGGATAAACCGGGAAAGAAAGAGTGGCCAGGAACAACAATCACCCCTACTTGCTTTAGCTGTTGATAGAGTTGCCAGTCTGAAATGGGCAATTCTTTAAGCCACAACCAGGCAAAAATTGCACCTTCACCCAAATGTAAAAACCAGGGCAGAGTGGAGGGCATATGTTGGTCGAGGGTGGATTGGAGGAGGGCGAGCTTAGCTTGATAGTAAGGCCGAATCACCTGGACGGAGATATTAGCTAAGGCACCGGATTGGATGGCTTGGGCTGCGATCGCTTGTCCGTATCGCCCAGAATGAATACAGACATTGGTTTGGAAGGCTTCTAGGGTTTGAATGATACGCTCATCGCCAATGGCAATACCAACCCGTTCCCCAGGCAAGCCCGCTTTAGACAAGCTCATGCAATGGACAACGTTATTCCCTAAGATGGGTGCGATCTGGGTGTAATTGAGGCTGGGGTAGGGGGGCCCATAGGCGGAATCAATCAAGACTGGAATATCAAAGGGAGCCGCCAGATCGGCAATCTGTTTTACCTCGGCCTTACTGAGGACGTTCCCCGTGGGATTACAGGGGCGCGAAAAAATGATGCAGCCTGTGGTTTCATCGAAGTGCAGCTGTTCAAAGTCTGGCCTGTATTTGAACCGATGGGCCGTTTCGTCAATCTCTAAGGTAGGTTGATAGGCTTTTAAGGCTTCTGGGGTCAGGCAAATACCACCATATCCGGTGTAGTCCGGCGAGAGGGGCAAGACAATATTTTTGAGCTGCCCCGTTTCAGTTGCCCCGCCAAAGGCATTCGCGGCCAAGAAGTAGAGGGCTTGGCTACCTGGCGTAATCAGGATTTGGCGATCCGTGAGGTTGAGGCCATAGCGCTGATTAAAATCTTTTTGAATCGCCTCGACTAAGGGCTGATAGCCCTGGCTGGTGCCGTAGCGACAAACCACTTCACCGTAATCAGGACTTGCTAACAATTGGGTGGTGCAGTCCCGCCATAGCTGTTCGACCTCAGGTAGGATAACCGGATTGCCTGCACTGAGATTGATAAAGGATTCATCGGGATTGGCTCTCAAGGTTTCGATAATGTCTTTCATGATGGCGCGAACACCCGTCAAGGCAGACATCTGATTGCCAATTTGCGAAAGCGTTGGAGGCATTGATTATGAGCCAATCAAGAGTTTATCGTTTTGCACTTGGGACCTTGCCCCACCAGGTAGGGCAGATCCCAATATCTTAGGGGGTGTAGGCTGAACTCGCAATCCCTTTAGGCTAGTCCCTAGCCATCAAGTTTCACGGATCAAATAATAGATCTAGCAATCTCTGAAAATTTTCTGAGGTGGGATGGTGTTTATAGTGTCGCAGTCTCTCAATACAGTGTTGTTGATCAGGATGAAACCAATGGGGAACGAGTAACGATGCAACTGTGGTGCCCCAAAATAAACCCTGAGTCAGACTCGTTACATTTGCTGGTCGCCGCGTTGTACTGGCACTGCTGAAATCCAGTAAAACAGGGCCTTGAGTGGTCACAATACTATGGGCCGTTACACATCGAAGGTTGCCGTGATCTAGACTTGCTTGATCGAGCTGAAAGGCTTGCCAAAGCAGTTGAGTCAACTGAGATTGTAGGGTTGTGTGAGTCAAGGCCTGAAACGATTGCAGCCAGACCAACAATGGTTGCCCTACCACATGGTCCATCAGTAAAAAATTTGGGCTGCTACCCAGGAGTTGAGGGCCAACTTGGTGAGTATTAGCAAGGGTCAGCATTGAAGCTTCTTGGGCAAATGATGGACGAGAGGCATCTGCGCGTCGCACCTTCAGGGCGATCTGCTGGTCCTGGTGCTGGGCTAATAGGACTAACCCGCAATAGCCTAACCCCAAACAATGCCAGCCCTGAATCTGCTTGGGACCCCAATCATAAATGGCAGTGATGCCTAGATCTGACAATTCGGAGATGCGATCGCAACCCACTCGTTCATCAGGATAGGCCAGCAACCTCTGTTGAGGGGATTGCAGAATTTCAGCTAAAGGAACAGCCGTTAATCCAGTTAAGTTCACTTTGATTGGTCAAGAGCCCTAATTCGACGCCACCTTGAAAGTCATTAAATGATAGCGGTCTCTGGCCGAGAAGCCTGCTTGTGAGTAGAGTCGTTTGGCTCTGTCGTTGGCACGGGACACTTCTAAATGCAAAGCAGCAACACCCAAGCTGGCAGCCTGTCGAATGACAAAGTCTAAGACTTGTTTACCAATGCCTTGCCCCCGAGCACTTTCGATGAGAAACAGCTCATCAATAAATGCGTCTCGGCCACCTAGCTCAATGCTATAGCCAAAACATAAGGCAACATACCCCACCACTTTCTGGGAAGTAAAGATCAACCACACTCGTCCAA includes:
- a CDS encoding valine--pyruvate transaminase, whose translation is MPPTLSQIGNQMSALTGVRAIMKDIIETLRANPDESFINLSAGNPVILPEVEQLWRDCTTQLLASPDYGEVVCRYGTSQGYQPLVEAIQKDFNQRYGLNLTDRQILITPGSQALYFLAANAFGGATETGQLKNIVLPLSPDYTGYGGICLTPEALKAYQPTLEIDETAHRFKYRPDFEQLHFDETTGCIIFSRPCNPTGNVLSKAEVKQIADLAAPFDIPVLIDSAYGPPYPSLNYTQIAPILGNNVVHCMSLSKAGLPGERVGIAIGDERIIQTLEAFQTNVCIHSGRYGQAIAAQAIQSGALANISVQVIRPYYQAKLALLQSTLDQHMPSTLPWFLHLGEGAIFAWLWLKELPISDWQLYQQLKQVGVIVVPGHSFFPGLSQDWPHKHQCLRISLTATDEEITIAMQRLVQVIEEVYRSNKA
- a CDS encoding serine/threonine protein kinase encodes the protein MNLTGLTAVPLAEILQSPQQRLLAYPDERVGCDRISELSDLGITAIYDWGPKQIQGWHCLGLGYCGLVLLAQHQDQQIALKVRRADASRPSFAQEASMLTLANTHQVGPQLLGSSPNFLLMDHVVGQPLLVWLQSFQALTHTTLQSQLTQLLWQAFQLDQASLDHGNLRCVTAHSIVTTQGPVLLDFSSASTTRRPANVTSLTQGLFWGTTVASLLVPHWFHPDQQHCIERLRHYKHHPTSENFQRLLDLLFDP
- a CDS encoding GNAT family N-acetyltransferase is translated as MDSPYFQVANDSHVAALLPLVRASHEFEQIGLSEQQQRDAVLPLLSTDSQVGRVWLIFTSQKVVGYVALCFGYSIELGGRDAFIDELFLIESARGQGIGKQVLDFVIRQAASLGVAALHLEVSRANDRAKRLYSQAGFSARDRYHLMTFKVASN
- the rimM gene encoding ribosome maturation factor RimM (Essential for efficient processing of 16S rRNA), coding for MPVSDSLSPDLPNDDTSEEWLEVGTIVGAHGLNGEVKVYPDSDFPERFTQPGPRWLVPPIGASTPEEIQLIRGRFVERKGIYVVKLANVNFRDQSEALKGTKLLVRSNDRPTLAEGEYYLSDLIGITVVDHQTQAVVGSVVSLASAGNDLLEIQLADTTKTILLPFVSALVPIVDIERKRIEITPPKGLIPE
- a CDS encoding photosystem II reaction center protein T, which translates into the protein MDVIAYVFILACLIGLFFFAVFFREKPTRI